Proteins from one Octopus bimaculoides isolate UCB-OBI-ISO-001 chromosome 19, ASM119413v2, whole genome shotgun sequence genomic window:
- the LOC106876429 gene encoding zinc finger protein SNAI2 — MERADRLSLHSPASIDRTERFYLQSPSSNSEKGNTKSPSSSFTPFGSSSSRHYLHSGIPIISPAASLPTALGLPAAWLQYSLYPPPTSLANNTRPLSLVEYHQQFKQASMPTDLSYFKYKAPLMNRNYLELAMLVCNTFRGKLFPCSHCRYVTDRRNNLKRHISTMHQACDKVLECCGVTFSTKASLREHITIFHHNGYSCPFCGRRFCRKALLRRHLSVHNGQKDYNCPHCDYATSHKSNLERHKRIHDRLKINEPVPLLAHSRITNTNINNGFHSSDSDVDCTTTNCDTDNYTKLLDTTIMPPENDFISENNPIPLLTNRKSSCIDEKSKFSETISCDVD; from the coding sequence ATGGAGCGAGCAGATCGCCTTTCTCTTCATTCACCCGCATCGATAGATCGAACAGAGCGATTCTATTTACAATCTCCCAGCTCAAACTCAGAAAAAGGGAACACGAAAAGCCCAAGCAGTTCTTTTACTCCATTTGGTAGTTCTAGTAGCCGTCACTACCTTCATAGCGGCATTCCAATAATATCTCCAGCAGCATCTTTGCCGACTGCTCTGGGTTTACCTGCTGCTTGGTTGCAATATTCACTGTATCCTCCACCAACTTCTCTTGCAAACAATACACGGCCACTTAGCCTAGTAGAGTATCACCAACAATTCAAGCAGGCCAGTATGCCAACTGACTTATCTTATTTCAAATACAAAGCCCCTTTAATGAACAGAAACTATTTAGAACTTGCTATGCTCGTGTGTAACACATTTCGTGGTAAGTTATTTCCTTGCTCACACTGTCGTTATGTCACAGACAGACGCAACAATCTAAAAAGACATATTTCTACAATGCATCAAGCCTGCGATAAAGTCCTGGAATGCTGTGGTGTCACTTTCTCAACAAAAGCGTCTCTGAGGGAACACATCACAATATTTCATCACAACGGTTATTCCTGTCCGTTCTGTGGGCGACGATTCTGTCGGAAAGCTTTGCTAAGACGTCACCTGTCTGTCCATAATGGACAAAAGGACTATAACTGTCCACATTGTGATTATGCAACTAGCCACAAGAGTAATCTAGAGAGACATAAACGAATTCATGATAGACTGAAAATAAATGAACCAGTGCCCCTGCTTGCCCACAGCAGAattactaatactaatattaacaATGGATTTCATTCCTCCGATAGTGATGTAGACTGCACTACGACTAATTGTGATACAGATAACTATACTAAACTCCTTGATACAACCATAATGCCGCCGGAAAATGATTTCATCTCGGAAAATAATCCCATTCCTCTGTTAACTAACAGAAAAAGTTCTTGCATTGACGAAAAATCAAAGTTTTCAGAAACGATTTCTTGTGATGTAGATTGA